A genome region from Romeriopsis navalis LEGE 11480 includes the following:
- a CDS encoding helix-turn-helix domain-containing protein, which produces MKPDKEPESSANNPPQPGESPETAANSDWQTSVQKIYDRKHQERQPFKEGDPKQYRQAAAEIKARQLKEGTPQDLILNDGLIDDSTPIVSGDYTPLSLPSPRGSYPYWRQITGTTFLEHEIVKGDANSQRVDFVFAKVAWQILQQFGIEAAYVFLLLTTRLVKASDPWEEIVELSTTDLLRLNIWERDRDISLGKRLRLAGNWFELVCNLSLLVSQIDGEKSRFTALRIPFWVLEEMEYGGSITHAIGGFQPEEAQDLTVRVGLGLWTEQFVAATDSEKQAGLAQFGHQAESILQINPTRKPLTAKLAILLLLLDRLDTHESPFYAVGAILEQVESKAALIEIHRRKDRRNTEFSRWNTTLHSLQKLGWRIEFDPETYPIYFQPAWYQPDGSPPQMDSEAAQWVDEWLQAQIRITPPQLVAQAPALVDLPLTERFTGKNLAQALEISGLSRSKLAEHLHLDRSMVTYWIKGARLIQPRHREQICELLGDELAQVIAS; this is translated from the coding sequence ATGAAGCCAGACAAAGAGCCAGAATCATCAGCAAATAATCCGCCTCAACCCGGTGAATCGCCGGAAACCGCTGCGAATTCTGACTGGCAAACCTCGGTTCAGAAAATCTACGATCGGAAACATCAAGAGCGGCAGCCGTTTAAGGAAGGCGACCCGAAACAATACCGCCAAGCAGCGGCCGAAATCAAGGCGCGACAGCTCAAAGAGGGAACGCCGCAGGATCTGATTCTGAATGACGGCTTAATCGATGACAGCACGCCGATTGTTAGCGGTGACTATACGCCGCTATCGTTACCGAGTCCGCGGGGAAGCTATCCCTACTGGCGACAGATTACGGGGACAACCTTCCTCGAACATGAGATTGTCAAAGGCGACGCCAACAGCCAGCGAGTTGATTTTGTGTTCGCCAAGGTGGCCTGGCAAATTTTGCAGCAGTTTGGGATTGAAGCAGCTTATGTCTTTCTACTCCTGACCACCCGCTTGGTCAAAGCGAGTGACCCTTGGGAAGAGATCGTCGAACTCAGCACCACCGACTTACTGCGTTTGAATATTTGGGAGCGGGACCGGGATATTAGCCTTGGTAAGCGTTTACGCCTTGCGGGTAACTGGTTTGAGCTGGTCTGTAACCTGTCATTGTTGGTCAGTCAGATCGATGGTGAGAAGTCGCGCTTTACAGCGCTGCGGATTCCCTTTTGGGTCTTAGAAGAGATGGAATATGGTGGCTCGATCACCCATGCGATTGGGGGTTTCCAGCCCGAAGAAGCCCAAGATCTAACCGTGCGAGTTGGTTTAGGGCTGTGGACAGAGCAATTTGTGGCCGCGACCGATAGCGAGAAGCAAGCTGGCTTAGCCCAGTTTGGTCATCAAGCCGAAAGCATCCTCCAGATCAATCCCACCCGTAAACCGCTCACGGCGAAGCTCGCGATTTTGCTGTTGTTGCTCGATCGTTTAGACACGCATGAATCACCGTTCTATGCCGTTGGCGCAATTCTTGAGCAAGTCGAGTCGAAAGCCGCACTTATTGAAATTCATCGCCGCAAAGACCGGCGCAATACCGAATTTTCCCGTTGGAATACCACGTTACATAGTCTCCAGAAGCTCGGTTGGCGTATCGAATTCGATCCTGAGACCTATCCGATCTATTTCCAGCCCGCTTGGTATCAGCCCGATGGGAGTCCGCCTCAGATGGACAGCGAAGCGGCGCAATGGGTGGATGAGTGGCTCCAAGCCCAAATTCGGATTACCCCCCCCCAGCTTGTGGCTCAGGCTCCAGCCCTGGTGGATTTGCCTTTGACTGAACGGTTTACGGGCAAAAATCTGGCTCAGGCCTTGGAAATTAGCGGTTTAAGCCGATCGAAGTTAGCTGAGCATTTACATCTCGATCGTTCAATGGTGACTTATTGGATTAAGGGTGCTCGGTTGATTCAGCCACGGCATCGGGAACAAATCTGTGAGCTGCTAGGTGATGAATTAGCACAGGTCATTGCATCATAG